In Deinococcus irradiatisoli, the genomic stretch CCGGTGAAAGGCCAGCGGCACCGCCAGCAAGCGGGCCTGGGCCAGCAGCTGCGGCTCACCGTAGCCTTCCAGAAATGCCGGCAGCTGCTTCCAGCCCCAGAAGTACGCGAACGAGGCCGCGTCCCAGCCGGGTGGCCCGGCCACCGCGTCGCCGAAATCGAGCAGGCCGCTGAACTCTTCTCCGGTAAAGAGCAGCTGCTCGCCGTGCAGGTCGCTGTGATTGATGACCGGCGGCACTGCGCTCAGCGCTCTCAGCGGGCCTGCCAGCGGCCCGACCAGCGCCCGCAGTTCTGGAGCGAAACGCAGCAGCGGCTGGGCACCCAGCTCCGTGTCGAACGGCCAGGCCGAGGTCAGCCGGGTCCGCATGCCCGCCTCCAGCGTGTCGGCGGCGCCGACGAACGGCCCGGTCTGGTCGCGCAGTAAGCCGTACCCCGTCACCGGCAGCCGGTGCAGCGCCGCCACCGCCGTGCCGACCTGCCGGGCCTGGGCGCGGCTCAGCTGCGTCACAGGGGCGCCCGAGAGCAGCGTGTCGAGGCTCCAGCCTTCGCCCTGCGCCAGCGGACGGGCCACCGGCACGCCCAGCCGCTCCAGGGCACGGCGCAGTTCGGCGTCCACCCGAAAGCGGCCCTCCCCCATCCGCAGCACCCGCTGGCCCACCCGGTAGACCCGGCAGGTCGCGCCGGCCGCCAGAAACACCGGCGCTTCCGGGAGGGGGAGGTTCAAGTCACGGCACAGGGCGGCGGCTTGGTCCAGCGTCACCGCTTCAGCAGGTGCGGAAGCCGTTCTTCCAGATTCAGCATCGGCAGGTCGAAGGCGCGCCGGGCCGCTTCGGGGTCGGCGGTGTTGCCGGCCAGCAGCATGGCGTACTGGTCCTTGGTGATCGGTGGGTTGGGCAGGAGCTGCATCAGCGGCACCGCCAGATTCATCAGCGGCAGCGGCACCGGCACCACCGGTTTGCGTTTGCCCAGCGCCGCAAGTTCGAGGTTCAGCAGCTCCCGGAAAGTGTACTCCACCGGCCCGGTCAGGGCGTAGGTCTGCCCCACCGTTTCGGGCCGCGCCAGGGCGCCCGCGAAGGCGGCGGCCACATCCTCGATGCTGACCGGGCGGAACGGAAAGTGACCGTCGCCGATCTGCGGCACCACCGGGGCCTGCGACACCAGGTTCTTCAGCACCCGCCCGAAGAAATCGTCGCCGGGACCGAAGATCAGCGAAGGCTGGAAGATGGTGTAGGCCGCGCCGCTGGCCCGCACCAGCTGCTCGGCCTGCCCCTTGGTGGAGCTGTAGCGGCTCTGGCTGGCCGGATCGGCGCCCAGGGCGCTCATGTGCAGGTACCGCGCTCCGGCGGGCAGGGCCGCGAGCACGTTGCGTGTGCCTTCCACATGCACCCTGCCAAAGGTCTGCTCGCCCCGCTCGGCGATGATGCCCACCAGATGCACCACCGCGCCGGGTTGAACCTCATTCACGGCGGCCTGCACGCTGTCTTGGCGGGTCACGTCGAGCTTGATGCCGGCGGCGCCGGGCAGGGCCTGGCCTTCACGCGAACCGGCCAGGACGGTGTGGCCGCGCCGCAGCAACTCGCCCACCACGGCCTTGCCGACAAAGCCGCTGGCTCCGGTGACCAGCACGCGCAAAGCGTCGCCGCCAAGCGGCGCAGAAGTCGGGGAAGCT encodes the following:
- a CDS encoding phosphotransferase, giving the protein MNLPLPEAPVFLAAGATCRVYRVGQRVLRMGEGRFRVDAELRRALERLGVPVARPLAQGEGWSLDTLLSGAPVTQLSRAQARQVGTAVAALHRLPVTGYGLLRDQTGPFVGAADTLEAGMRTRLTSAWPFDTELGAQPLLRFAPELRALVGPLAGPLRALSAVPPVINHSDLHGEQLLFTGEEFSGLLDFGDAVAGPPGWDAASFAYFWGWKQLPAFLEGYGEPQLLAQARLLAVPLAFHRAARAANDPIKLKRAAHYLRTALLC
- a CDS encoding NAD-dependent epimerase/dehydratase family protein, coding for MTASPTSAPLGGDALRVLVTGASGFVGKAVVGELLRRGHTVLAGSREGQALPGAAGIKLDVTRQDSVQAAVNEVQPGAVVHLVGIIAERGEQTFGRVHVEGTRNVLAALPAGARYLHMSALGADPASQSRYSSTKGQAEQLVRASGAAYTIFQPSLIFGPGDDFFGRVLKNLVSQAPVVPQIGDGHFPFRPVSIEDVAAAFAGALARPETVGQTYALTGPVEYTFRELLNLELAALGKRKPVVPVPLPLMNLAVPLMQLLPNPPITKDQYAMLLAGNTADPEAARRAFDLPMLNLEERLPHLLKR